The Pangasianodon hypophthalmus isolate fPanHyp1 chromosome 13, fPanHyp1.pri, whole genome shotgun sequence genome includes a window with the following:
- the dhx58 gene encoding probable ATP-dependent RNA helicase DHX58, which translates to MEEISLRPYQQEVVQAALRKENSIIWLPTGGGKTRAAVYVAKRHLETHPNAKVAVLVNKVHLVDQHFRKEFRPYLGSSVKMTPICGDSNEKDFFGCVVRDSSLVICTAQILENALINTEENKHVELTDFTLLIIDECHHTHKEGVYNKIMARYVKKKIEGVRGLPQILGLTASPGTGGAKSLEGAIAHVLEICANLDSVIVSTKNYTTELKDVVPRPMKNYDIVDVRYWDPFGNHLKMMMKLIHEFMMLDPKFTLREMGTQEYEADVVELEKKGVQEENRLLTRCALHLRKFNDALLINETVRMVDALRLLEEFYATETRNVLDVTDEFLTGLFNENRVELRQLASNASNENPKLERLQRTLVDQFQDTNSRGIIFAKTREITRCLYDWVRTNPELQRAEICAANLVGAGTGASHMTQSEQKCTIQKFRDGHLNLLISTSVAEEGLDIPECNVVVRYGLLTNEIAQQQASGRARAKNSVYSVVAQADGREMRREKTNEYLEELTCRAIAHVQSMKPSEFHRKIFELQQEAVTARILEAKKRERRRLRYDAAEVEFDCRGCFRAVARGDDMRIVNSSQHVNINPDFERFYKVGGQVYLERTFEDWEPGRTISCAACGQEWGMEVKLKKVVLPCLKIKGFSMKTPQSSRTAKQWKDVEFQVEEFDFVQYVRKRYPDLELD; encoded by the exons ATGGAGGAGATATCACTGAGGCCGTACCAGCAGGAGGTGGTCCAGGCGGCTCTGAGAAAGGAGAACAGTATCATCTGGCTGCCCACAGGTGGAGGAAAGACTCGTGCTGCTGTCTACGTGGCCAAGAGGCACCTAGAGACTCACCCCAATGCCAAAGTGGCCGTTCTTGTCAACAAG gtgcACCTGGTGGATCAGCACTTTCGGAAAGAGTTCCGGCCCTACCTCGGTAGCTCAGTGAAGATGACGCCGATCTGTGGGGACAGTAACGAGAAGGACTTTTTTGGCTGCGTGGTCAGGGACTCGAGCCTGGTCATCTGCACAGCTCAGATCTTGGAGAATGCCTTAATAAACACGGAGGAGAACAAGCATGTGGAGCTCACAG ACTTCACACTGTTGATCATCGATGAGTGCCATCATACTCATAAGGAAGGGGTGTATAATAAAATCATGGCACGCTATGTGAAAAAGAAGATTGAAGGGGTGAGAGGTCTGCCTCAAATCCTGGGCCTTACAGCCTCACCGGGTACCGGAGGAGCCAAATCGCTGGAAGGCGCCATCGCACACGTGCTGGAG ATCTGTGCAAACCTGGACTCTGTTATCGTGTCGACTAAAAATTATACAACAGAGCTTAAAGACGTCGTCCCCAGACCTATGAAGAACTATGACATTGTGGATGTGCGGTATTGG GACCCATTTGGTAATCAtctgaaaatgatgatgaagctgattCACGAGTTCATGATGTTAGACCCAAAGTTCACTCTACGGGAGATGGGCACTCAGGAGTATGAAGCTGATGTGGTGGAACTGGaaaagaaag GTGTGCAGGAGGAGAACAGGTTGTTGACACGGTGTGCTCTGCACCTGCGGAAATTTAACGACGCTCTGCTCATTAACGAAACTGTGCGCATGGTGGACGCTCTGAGGCTTCTGGAGGAGTTCTACGCCACAGAAACAAGGAATGTGCTGGACGTCACAGATGAGTTCCTCACAGGACTCTTTAATG AGAACAGAGTGGAGCTGAGGCAGCTGGCATCCAATGCGTCAAATGAGAATCCCAAATTGGAACGGCTGCAGCGCACCCTGGTGGACCAGTTCCAAGACACGAACTCTCGTGGTATCATTTTTGCCAAAACCCGTGAGATCACACGCTGCCTGTACGACTGGGTGCGTACAAACCCTGAGCTGCAGCGTGCTGAGATCTGTGCTGCTAATCTGGTCGGAGCGGGAACTGGAGCCTCCCACATGACACAG tCGGAGCAAAAATGTACTATTCAAAAATTTCGAGACGGACACCTCAACCTCCTCATCTCTACCAGTGTGGCTGAGGAAGGCCTCGACATTCCAGAATGCAATGTGGTGGTCCGCTACGGGCTTCTGACCAACGAGATCGCACAGCAGCAGGCTAGTGGGCGGGCCAGAGCCAAGAACAGCGTCTATTCAGTGGTGGCACAAGCAGATGGGCGGGAGATGCGCAGGGAGAAGACCAATGAATACCTGGAGGAGTTAACTTGCAGGGCGATTGCTCATGTGCAGAGCATGAAGCCCAGTGAATTTCACAGAAAG ATCTTTGAGCTGCAGCAGGAGGCAGTGACAGCGCGCATCCTGGAGGCCAagaagagggagaggaggaggctCCGGTATGACGCGGCTGAGGTGGAGTTCGACTGCCGTGGCTGCTTCAGAGCCGTCGCCCGTGGAGATGACATGAGAATTGTGAACAGCTCGCAGCACGTCAACATCAATCCTGATTTTGA GAGGTTCTATAAGGTTGGAGGGCAGGTTTATCTGGAACGGACATTTGAAGATTGGGAACCAGGTCGTACCATCAGCTGTGCTGCATGTGGACAG GAATGGGGGATGGAGGTGAAGTTAAAGAAGGTGGTGTTGCCATGTCTAAAAATAAAGGGCTTTTCGATGAAGACTCCTCAGAGTAGCCGCACAGCCAAACAGTGGAAGGACGTAGAGTTCCAGGTGGAGGAGTTTGACTTTGTTCAGTATGTGCGAAAACGCTACCCTGACCTTGAGCTGGACTGA
- the kat2a gene encoding histone acetyltransferase KAT2A, giving the protein MAEAAAQASSQARLQQGQSGGSAGSGSGSGSSDPARPGLSQQQWASQKKAQVRAFPRAKKLEKLGVFSACKANDSCKCNGWKNPHPPTATRMELQQQAADLSEACRSCGHALAEHVSHLENVSEDEINRLLGMVVDVENLFMSVHKEEDTDTKQVYFYLFKLLRKCILQMGKPVVEGSLGSPPFEKPNIEQGVLNFVQYKFSHLAPKERQTMYELSKMFLLCLNYWKLETPSQFRQRAQKEDASAYKVDYTRWLCYCHVPQSNDSLPRYETCQVFGRSLLKSIFTVTRRQLLEKFRVEKDKLPPEKRTLILTHFPKFLSMLEEEIYGENSPIWDAEFTMPANEGAQLGPQTVLSPVAVSGSPLRKGAGGSALDTASSEPVTGEKRKLPEALTLEDAKRIRVMGDIPMELVNEVMMTITDPAAMLGPETSLLSANAARDETARLEERRGIIEFHVIGNSLSQKSNKKILMWLVGLQNVFSHQLPRMPKEYITRLVFDPKHKTLALIKDGRVIGGICFRMFPTQGFTEIVFCAVTSNEQVKGYGTHLMNHLKEYHIKHGILYFLTYADEYAIGYFKKQGFSKDIKVPKSRYLGYIKDYEGATLMECELNPRIPYTELSHIIKRQKEIIKKLIERKQSQIRKVYPGLTCFKEGVRQIPVESIPGIRETGWKPSTKEKNKELKDPDLLYNILKNLLAQIKTHPDAWPFMEPVKKSEAPDYYEIIRFPIDLKTMTERLKNRYYVTKKLFIADLQRVITNCREYNPPDSEYCKCANTLEKFFYFKLKESGLIDK; this is encoded by the exons ATGGCGGAGGCAGCGGCGCAAGCGTCCTCACAAGCCCGGCTTCAGCAAGGCCAGAGCGGGGGGTCGGCGGGCTCAGGCTCGGGCTCCGGAAGCAGCGACCCGGCGCGGCCCGGTCTGAGCCAGCAGCAGTGGGCGAGTCAGAAAAAGGCGCAAGTCCGCGCTTTCCCTCGGGCTAAGAAGCTTGAGAAGCTCGGAGTGTTTTCGGCTTGCAAG GCCAACGATTCCTGTAAGTGTAATGGCTGGAAGAACCCTCATCCACCGACGGCCACCCGGATGGAGCTCCAGCAGCAGGCGGCTGATTTGAGCGAGGCCTGCCGCAGCTGTGGTCACGCTCTCG cgGAGCATGTGTCTCACCTAGAGAATGTCTCAGAGGACGAGATTAACAGGCTGCTCGGGATGGTGGTGGATGTAGAAAACCTCTTCATGTCTGTGCACAAGGAAGAGGACACAGACACCAAGCAGGTCTACTTCTATCTGTTTAAG CTGTTGAGGAAGTGCATACTCCAAATGGGCAAGCCAGTAGTGGAGGGTTCACTAGGAAGTCCACCGTTCGAGAAACCTAACATAGAGCAG gggGTGTTAAACTTTGTGCAGTATAAGTTCAGTCACTTGGCTCCTAAGGAGAGACAGACGATGTATGAGCTGAGTAAGATGTTTCTGTTGTGTCTGAACTACTGGAAGCTGGAAACGCCGTCTCAGTTCCGTCAGCGCGCCCAGAAAGAGGACGCATCTGCCTACAAAGTCGACTataccag GTGGTTGTGCTACTGTCACGTGCCGCAGAGTAACGACAGTCTGCCTCGCTATGAGACGTGTCAGGTGTTCGGCCGCAGTCTGCTCAAGTCTATCTTCACAGTCACCCGCAGGCAGCTGCTAGAGAAGTTCAGAGTAGAGAAAGACAAACTGCCCCCAGAGAAACGCACGCTTATTCTCACACATTTTCCCAA gtttcTTTCCATGCTGGAAGAAGAAATCTATGGTGAGAACTCTCCTATATGGGATGCTGAATTCACCATGCCAGCTAATGAGGGAGCCCAACTGGGGCCTCAGACAG TGTTGAGTCCAGTAGCAGTTTCTGGTTCTCCTCTGCGTAAAGGCGCTGGTGGCTCTGCTCTGGACACAGCCTCCTCCGAGCCCGTCACag gagagaagaggaagttACCAGAAGCTCTGACGTTGGAGGATGCTAAGCGGATCAGGGTGATGGGCGATATCCCTATGGAACTAGTCAACGAGGTCATGATGACGATCACTGACCCTGCTGCCATGCTGGGTCCAGAG ACAAGTCTCCTGTCTGCAAATGCAGCGCGAGATGAGACGGCACGtctggaggagaggagaggcaTTATAGAGTTCCACGTGATCGGTAACTCACTCTCTCAGAAGTCCAACAAGAAGATCCTGATGTGGCTGGTGGGCCTGCAGAACGTCTTCTCCCATCAGCTGCCCCGCATGCCCAAAGAGTACATCACACGCCTTGTCTTTGACCC GAAGCACAAGACTCTGGCTCTGATTAAAGATGGCCGTGTGATTGGTGGGATTTGTTTCCGAATGTTTCCCACTCAGGGATTCACTGAGATTGTTTTCTGTGCTGTTACTTCAAACGAGCAAGTGAAG GGCTATGGCACTCACCTGATGAATCACCTGAAGGAGTATCACATCAAGCATGGCATTCTTTACTTCCTGACTTACGCTGACGAGTATGCCATCGGTTACTTCAAAAAACAg GGCTTCTCCAAAGACATCAAAGTGCCAAAGAGTCGCTACCTTGGCTACATTAAAGACTACGAAGGGGCCACACTGATGGAATGTGAGCTCAATCCCAGAATCCCCTACACAGAGCTGTCACACATCATCAAAAGGCAGAAAGAG ATTATCAAGAAGCTGATTGAGAGGAAGCAGAGCCAAATCCGGAAGGTGTACCCCGGCCTCACCTGCTTCAAAGAGGGAGTCCGACAGATACCTGTGGAGAGCATTCCGGGCATTA GAGAAACAGGTTGGAAACCCAGCACCAAAGAGAAAAA caaagAACTGAAGGATCCTGACCTTCTGTACAACATACTGAAAAATCTTCTGGCCCAGATTAAA acaCACCCAGACGCTTGGCCTTTCATGGAGCCTGTGAAGAAATCTGAAGCTCCAGACTACTACGAGATCATCAGATTCCCTATTG ACCTAAAGACCATGACAGAGCGGCTGAAGAACCGCTACTACGTGACCAAGAAGTTATTCATCGCCGACCTGCAGAGAGTGATCACCAACTGCAGGGAGTACAACCCGCCTGACAGCGAGTACTGCAAGTGCGCCAACACGCTCGAGAAGTTCTTCTACTTCAAACTGAAAGAGAGTGGCCTCATCGACAAGTGA